GCGACCGCCCCCTCCGTCGCTCCCGCGCCCATCCCGGGCGAGGACGCGCTCCCGCCGAGCGCGCGCGCCGTGCTCGCCGCGGTCAGGGCGCGCCGCGGTCTCGACCACCGGGGCCTCGTCGAGGAGGCGCACCTGCCCGCGCGCACCGTGCGCCACGCGGTCGCGCGGCTGAAGTCGGAAGGCCTCGTGACGTCCCGCGTGTCGCTTCGGGACGGGCGGCGGTCCCACTTCTTCCCGGTCGCGGATCAGGAGACGTCGACGGCGACCTCGTAGGCGACGGACTGCGATCCCGAG
The sequence above is drawn from the Candidatus Thermoplasmatota archaeon genome and encodes:
- a CDS encoding transcriptional regulator; translated protein: MAAPLLYNGVLGPRATAPSVAPAPIPGEDALPPSARAVLAAVRARRGLDHRGLVEEAHLPARTVRHAVARLKSEGLVTSRVSLRDGRRSHFFPVADQETSTATS